One stretch of Anolis carolinensis isolate JA03-04 chromosome 3, rAnoCar3.1.pri, whole genome shotgun sequence DNA includes these proteins:
- the gja5 gene encoding gap junction alpha-5 protein, translating to MGDWSFLGEFLEEVHKHSTVVGKVWLTVLFIFRMLVLGTAAESSWGDEQSDFMCDSRQPGCENVCYDQAFPISHVRYWVLQIIFVSTPSLLYMGHAMHTVRMEEKRKLKEAKEGSKAIQSKSDVFHQQEYPPPEKAELSCWDDSNGRIILQGTLLNTYVCSILIRTGMEVAFIVGQYMLYGIFLETLYVCNRQPCPHPVNCYVSRPTEKNIFIVFMLAVAALSLFLSLAELYHLAWKKVKQRFSRSCKNSPSSNNGILEAESQGKKMAQSCTPPPDFNQCLANPGGKYISPFSNKMASQQNTANFATERVQSQDDIIGEGPFIQVNYTQNPEVRNNSAPGLLSNGYLPDKRRLSKTSHASSKARSDDLSV from the coding sequence ATGGGTGACTGGAGCTTTTTGGGAGAATTCCTGGAGGAAGTCCATAAGCATTCTACTGTGGTGGGGAAAGTCTGGCTGACTGTGCTCTTCATCTTCCGGATGCTTGTCCTGGGCACAGCTGCCGAGTCCTCCTGGGGCGACGAACAGTCAGACTTCATGTGCGATAGCCGGCAACCTGGTTGTGAGAATGTCTGCTATGACCAAGCCTTCCCCATCTCCCATGTCAGGTATTGGGTCCTTCAGATTATCTTTGTCTCCACTCCTTCCCTGCTGTACATGGGACATGCAATGCACACAGTGCGCATGGAGGAAAAGAGGAAACTTAAGGAAGCCAAGGAAGGTTCAAAGGCAATCCAGAGCAAGAGTGACGTTTTTCATCAACAGGAGTATCCACCGCCAGAGAAGGCTGAGCTGTCCTGCTGGGATGATTCAAATGGGAGAATCATTCTGCAAGGCACTTTGCTGAACACGTATGTCTGTAGTATTTTAATCCGTACTGGTATGGAAGTAGCCTTCATTGTGGGGCAGTACATGCTGTATGGAATCTTCCTGGAAACCCTCTATGTATGCAATCGGCAACCATGCCCTCATCCAGTCAACTGCTACGTTTCTCGGCCAACAGAGAAGAACATCTTTATTGTTTTCATGCTCGCTGTGGCAGCACTCTCTCTTTTCTTAAGCCTGGCTGAACTATATCATTTGGCATGGAAAAAAGTCAAGCAGAGGTTCTCCCGCTCTTGCAAGAACAGCCCTAGCTCAAATAATGGGATACTGGAGGCAGAATCCCAAGGGAAAAAAATGGCACAGAGCTGCACCCCTCCTCCAGATTTTAACCAGTGTTTGGCCAACCCTGGTGGAAAGTATATCAGCCCGTTCAGCAACAAAATGGCTTCCCAGCAGAACACTGCTAATTTTGCAACAGAGAGAGTTCAGAGCCAAGATGATATCATTGGGGAAGGCCCATTTATCCAAGTTAACTATACACAGAACCCTGAGGTCAGGAATAATTCTGCACCCGGCTTGCTCTCAAATGGCTACTTGCCTGACAAACGCAGGCTTAGTAAAACCAGCCATGCCAGCAGTAAGGCCAGATCCGATGACCTATCTGTGTGA